From Lolium perenne isolate Kyuss_39 chromosome 5, Kyuss_2.0, whole genome shotgun sequence, a single genomic window includes:
- the LOC127299854 gene encoding phytosulfokines 2, producing MTRRCCTSSAPPLAALALLLLLCFSHCAAAARLFPASTAPLQDMGVIDVKAAGATSDGLAVLPAEGIKVRNGEEAVLEMTEDVEAEEAACEEGINGEECMQRRLLHDAHLDYIYTQRKGRP from the exons ATGACGAGACGCTGCTGTACCTCGTCGGCGCCGCCGCTCGCTGCTCTTGCCCTGCTTCTCCTCCTCTGCTTCTCCCACTGCGCGGCCGCCGCTCGCCTCTTCCCTGCCAGTACTGCTCCTCTCCAAG ACATGGGCGTCATCGACGTCAAGGCGGCCGGCGCTACGTCAGACGGGCTAGCAGTGCTTCCTGCGGAAGGTATCAAGGTCCGCAATGGCGAAGAGGCGGTCCTGGAGATGACGGAGGATGTCGAGGCGGAGGAGGCAGCGTGCGAGGAGGGGATCAACGGCGAGGAGTGCATGCAGAGGAGGCTGCTCCACGACGCGCACCTCGACTACATCTACACGCAGCGCAAGGGCAGGCCATGA